A window of the Roseovarius sp. S88 genome harbors these coding sequences:
- the trpS gene encoding tryptophan--tRNA ligase yields MTEVVHTPRVFSGIQPSGGLTLGNYLGAMKRFVEMQGSEFETIYCMVDLHAITVWQDPDKLRHATRELCAGFIASGLDPKQSVLFNQSQVPEHTQLAWIFNCVARMGWMQRMTQFKDKAGKNAQNASLGLFAYPALMAADILAYHATHVPVGEDQKQHLELTRDIAIKFNNDFGVEFFPITEPVIEGAATRVMSLRDGSKKMSKSDPSDMSRINLTDDAGAIAKKIRKAKTDPEPLPSEAKGLEERPEARNLVNIYAALSEQSVDDVMRDVGGQQFGTFKPMLADLAVDKLAPISTEMARLMQDTTEIDKILDDGAERARAIATPILQKTYEIVGMVGAKT; encoded by the coding sequence ATGACCGAGGTGGTCCACACACCCCGTGTTTTCTCAGGCATCCAACCCTCGGGTGGCCTGACGCTTGGCAATTACCTGGGCGCGATGAAGCGCTTTGTTGAAATGCAGGGATCAGAGTTTGAAACGATCTATTGCATGGTCGATCTGCACGCCATCACCGTCTGGCAGGACCCGGACAAGCTACGCCATGCCACGCGAGAGCTTTGCGCCGGGTTCATCGCGTCGGGTCTCGATCCTAAGCAGTCCGTTCTCTTCAACCAAAGCCAGGTGCCCGAGCACACACAACTGGCCTGGATCTTCAATTGTGTGGCGCGCATGGGTTGGATGCAGCGCATGACGCAGTTCAAGGACAAGGCGGGCAAGAATGCGCAAAACGCCTCGCTTGGTCTTTTTGCCTATCCGGCATTGATGGCTGCCGATATCCTTGCCTATCACGCAACCCATGTGCCTGTGGGCGAGGATCAGAAACAGCATCTGGAACTCACCCGCGACATCGCGATCAAATTCAACAATGACTTTGGCGTTGAATTCTTCCCAATTACTGAACCTGTTATCGAAGGGGCAGCCACCCGTGTCATGAGCCTGCGCGACGGGTCCAAGAAGATGTCAAAATCCGATCCGTCGGATATGAGCCGCATCAACCTCACGGATGATGCAGGCGCCATCGCCAAGAAAATCCGCAAAGCCAAGACAGACCCCGAGCCGCTGCCTTCTGAGGCAAAAGGTCTCGAAGAGCGCCCTGAGGCGCGCAACCTGGTGAACATCTACGCCGCGCTTTCTGAGCAAAGCGTCGACGACGTGATGCGCGACGTCGGAGGGCAGCAATTTGGCACATTCAAGCCGATGCTGGCCGATCTGGCCGTGGACAAACTTGCGCCTATTTCCACCGAGATGGCACGCCTGATGCAGGATACCACTGAGATCGACAAAATTCTCGACGATGGGGCCGAGCGCGCCCGCGCCATTGCGACACCCATTCTGCAAAAAACATACGAGATCGTCGGTATGGTCGGAGCGAAAACCTGA
- a CDS encoding thioredoxin family protein — protein MVAMMPPVCDFDWPAPDFALPGTDGATHTLSGVAGENGTLIMFVCNHCPFVLAILDRIIRDARDMQKLGIGVAAICSNDAVIYPADSFENMKRMAEDHDFPFPYLHDEDQSVARAYDAACTPDFFGFNASMGLQYRGRLDASRAQAGPEDLRRDLYEAMKQVAETGNGPQDQIASMGCSIKWAAG, from the coding sequence ATGGTCGCTATGATGCCCCCGGTATGTGATTTTGACTGGCCTGCGCCGGACTTTGCGCTCCCAGGAACGGATGGAGCCACACACACGCTCTCAGGCGTCGCTGGTGAAAACGGCACGCTGATCATGTTCGTCTGCAATCATTGCCCCTTTGTTCTGGCCATTCTGGACCGCATCATCCGCGATGCGCGTGACATGCAAAAGCTTGGCATCGGCGTGGCTGCGATTTGCTCAAATGATGCCGTGATTTATCCGGCGGATAGTTTTGAGAACATGAAACGGATGGCCGAAGATCATGACTTCCCGTTCCCTTATCTGCATGACGAAGACCAATCGGTTGCGCGCGCATATGATGCCGCATGCACTCCAGATTTCTTTGGCTTCAACGCTTCGATGGGTCTGCAGTACCGGGGGCGTCTCGACGCCTCACGTGCGCAGGCGGGACCAGAGGACCTACGGCGTGATCTTTACGAAGCCATGAAACAGGTAGCAGAAACGGGCAACGGACCTCAGGATCAGATCGCTTCGATGGGGTGCTCAATCAAGTGGGCCGCAGGCTAA
- a CDS encoding penicillin-binding protein activator: MFAVFSVLRKLRACIAMITALFVLVACQTGLSTGASTSITPGAPVPVALLVPHGASNANEQKLARDLESAARLAVADLSGVQIDLRVYGTAGNAGQAQQAAQKAVEDGAKIIVGPLHAESANAVAVAVAPKGVNVLAFSNNSTIAGGNLFILGQTFQDTANRLTRYAVGQGRKRILTVHSNNLAGELGRQAIQQAISANGASQAGTVGYAFSEQSVIAAVPAIRTAAEQNSADAIFLDANSAGALPLFTQMLPEAGLSAETIQYIGLSRWDTPPQTRDLPGVQGGWFAMPDPQRVLQFRSRFQAANGGAPHPLAGLSYDAIAAIGALAQTGQSDAFSRGRLTQSAGFGGVNGIFRFLPNGTTQRGLAVATIQNRQVVVISPAPSSFAGTGF; the protein is encoded by the coding sequence ATGTTTGCCGTTTTTTCAGTTCTTCGCAAGCTGCGCGCCTGCATCGCGATGATCACCGCATTATTTGTTCTGGTCGCATGTCAAACCGGGCTTTCGACTGGCGCTAGCACATCGATCACACCGGGTGCACCCGTTCCTGTAGCACTATTGGTGCCGCACGGCGCGTCAAACGCAAACGAACAAAAACTTGCCCGCGATCTTGAAAGTGCCGCACGGCTTGCGGTGGCTGATCTATCAGGTGTGCAAATTGACCTGCGCGTTTACGGCACGGCGGGAAATGCAGGGCAGGCACAACAGGCCGCACAGAAAGCTGTTGAAGACGGCGCAAAAATCATTGTCGGACCCTTACATGCGGAATCGGCCAACGCTGTAGCCGTGGCTGTCGCTCCCAAGGGTGTGAATGTTTTGGCATTTTCCAACAATTCCACGATTGCAGGTGGCAACTTGTTCATCCTGGGTCAGACATTTCAGGACACCGCCAATCGTCTGACACGTTATGCTGTCGGTCAGGGTCGAAAGCGTATTTTGACGGTGCATTCCAACAATCTGGCTGGCGAGCTGGGCCGCCAGGCAATACAACAGGCGATTTCGGCCAATGGCGCATCACAGGCTGGGACGGTTGGCTACGCATTCTCAGAACAAAGTGTGATTGCTGCCGTACCGGCCATTCGCACCGCGGCGGAACAAAATTCTGCCGACGCTATTTTCCTTGATGCTAACAGCGCAGGCGCTTTACCACTGTTCACACAAATGCTTCCCGAGGCTGGCCTGTCAGCTGAAACTATCCAGTACATTGGATTGTCGCGCTGGGACACGCCTCCGCAAACGCGCGATCTTCCAGGTGTTCAAGGCGGTTGGTTCGCCATGCCAGATCCGCAACGCGTGCTGCAGTTCAGAAGCCGGTTTCAGGCCGCCAATGGCGGTGCGCCGCACCCTCTTGCAGGTTTGTCTTATGATGCGATCGCTGCGATCGGCGCTTTGGCGCAAACTGGCCAAAGCGATGCTTTTTCTCGCGGTCGGCTGACCCAATCTGCGGGTTTTGGTGGCGTCAACGGGATTTTCCGTTTCCTTCCAAATGGAACAACACAACGCGGCCTTGCCGTGGCCACGATCCAAAATCGGCAGGTCGTCGTCATCTCACCCGCGCCCAGCAGCTTCGCTGGCACTGGGTTTTAG
- a CDS encoding rhomboid family intramembrane serine protease codes for MSEFREPSPVNSVPPLILAIALLIMGVEVVFQMGNRGLLGGPDAIGWRLEAIRDYAFSNRGLAWMLETGEVRFDFAKRLVTYPFLHSTLMQALFAAVMTLALGKFVGERMAHWAVFVLFFASAAGAAVIYGLVLPEGPGLIGAFPGVYGLIGGFTYLIWLQLGQLGENQTRAFSLIGFLMGIQLIFGVMYGSDSRWLADVMGFAIGFLLSFLLVPGGFRNIHDKLRQR; via the coding sequence ATGTCCGAGTTTCGCGAACCCAGTCCGGTGAATTCGGTTCCACCCCTAATCCTGGCTATTGCACTGTTGATCATGGGGGTCGAGGTGGTGTTTCAGATGGGCAATCGGGGACTGCTTGGTGGACCAGATGCGATCGGCTGGCGGCTTGAGGCGATCCGGGACTATGCGTTTTCCAACCGAGGGTTGGCCTGGATGCTGGAAACCGGAGAAGTTCGGTTTGATTTCGCGAAGCGGTTAGTGACCTATCCGTTCCTGCACAGCACCTTAATGCAGGCCCTTTTTGCGGCCGTGATGACATTGGCCTTGGGCAAATTCGTCGGCGAACGCATGGCGCATTGGGCAGTATTCGTGCTTTTCTTTGCATCTGCCGCTGGGGCTGCGGTCATCTACGGCCTGGTCTTGCCAGAAGGGCCTGGATTGATTGGCGCGTTTCCAGGTGTGTATGGACTCATTGGGGGGTTTACTTATCTGATCTGGTTGCAATTGGGCCAGCTTGGAGAAAACCAAACGCGCGCGTTTTCACTGATTGGGTTCCTGATGGGCATTCAGCTCATTTTTGGCGTGATGTATGGCTCAGACAGCCGATGGCTGGCGGATGTCATGGGCTTTGCAATCGGATTTTTACTGTCCTTCCTTTTGGTTCCAGGAGGGTTCCGCAATATCCATGACAAGCTGCGTCAAAGGTAA
- a CDS encoding branched-chain amino acid aminotransferase, translating to MATGTNIHTYYDGTWHKGDVPLMRAADHGMWLGSNVFDGARLANGLTPDLDKHCARVNASAAALMVTPTVTPDEMVEIVKEGLKLYAPDAAVYIRPMYWAIEGGMSAIVPKEGGETGFAICLEEIPMATPDMSATLTQTRFRRPVLEDAVVNAKAACLYPNNARMLAEARDKGFTNALVADALGNVAEAATANVFAVKDGEVFTPVPNGTFLAGITRARHIENLRADGVTVHEEVMSFDDFHGADEIFLSGNMMKVTPVTAFDDTNYQIGPVTRRVRDMYWDWAASAN from the coding sequence ATGGCAACCGGCACCAACATCCACACCTATTATGACGGCACATGGCATAAGGGCGACGTGCCGTTGATGCGTGCTGCGGACCATGGCATGTGGTTGGGCAGCAATGTGTTTGACGGCGCACGTCTGGCCAATGGTCTGACCCCTGATCTGGATAAACACTGTGCGCGGGTGAATGCCTCTGCTGCCGCATTGATGGTTACGCCTACGGTGACACCTGATGAGATGGTCGAGATCGTCAAAGAGGGGCTGAAACTCTACGCTCCAGACGCCGCCGTCTATATTCGGCCAATGTATTGGGCTATCGAAGGCGGCATGTCAGCTATTGTGCCGAAAGAAGGCGGCGAGACAGGATTCGCGATCTGCCTGGAAGAAATCCCCATGGCCACGCCGGACATGTCCGCCACCCTCACACAAACGAGGTTCCGCCGCCCTGTTTTGGAGGATGCGGTGGTCAATGCAAAGGCAGCCTGTCTTTACCCCAACAACGCGCGCATGCTGGCCGAGGCGCGAGACAAAGGATTTACCAATGCCTTGGTTGCCGATGCGCTTGGTAACGTAGCCGAAGCCGCAACGGCTAATGTTTTTGCCGTCAAGGATGGTGAGGTCTTCACGCCGGTTCCCAATGGAACGTTCCTTGCCGGGATCACACGGGCGCGACATATCGAAAACCTGCGCGCGGACGGCGTGACCGTTCATGAAGAGGTGATGTCTTTCGATGACTTCCACGGCGCCGACGAGATCTTTTTGTCTGGCAATATGATGAAGGTCACGCCGGTGACGGCGTTTGATGACACCAACTATCAAATTGGCCCAGTCAC
- a CDS encoding [protein-PII] uridylyltransferase: protein MKDSPTLPDTLICPAEQIFDLNAIRLKFETHASEAKGDDAQLRKLAVATLSDAKSKGRDVIAQALSQLPFAAHAATRSYSWLTDCIVQNALWLATAHLHPLANPTQSERLAVFAVGGYGRGEMAPQSDVDLLFLTPYKITAWAESVIESTLYVLWDLKLKVGHSSRTVRDCLRLGAQDFTIRTALLERRFLFGDLDLGEDLGTRLREDLFKGTEREFVEAKLEERDTRHEKQGQRYMVEPNVKEGKGGLRDLQSLFWIAKYTYQVDDVAQLVERGLFTQDEFDLFAQAENFLWASRCHLHLATGRATEQLTFDMQVEVAERMGYTDSAGRRAVEVFMQDYFRQATVVGDLTRILLTKLEADHVKSEPLLQRLFARRRKMKPGYIEVNGRLGIVNEKSFLKDRLNLLRLFEEGLRTGLLIHPDAMRLVTANLHLIDNDFRTTPEAQKLFLDLLLKHGNPERALRRMNELGVLSAFIPEFEPIRAMMQFNMYHSYTVDEHTIQTISQLAQIERRELIEELPVASSILDEGVNRRVLYVALLVHDLGKGRDEDHSILGAQMARHIAPRLGLKPAECETVEWLVRYHLLMSDMAQKRDIADPRTVRDFAKAVQTRERLDLLCVLTVCDIRGVGPDTWNNWKASLIRALYRQTRRAMEGGLEALNREQRGSDAKRNLRKALSNWETKDLKIETGRHYPPYWQGLHVTAHVVFAKLLRDLKDDDVAIDLHLDEDRDATRACFALADHPGIFSRLAGALALVGANVVDARTYTSNDGYATAAFWIQDADGSPYEAARLPRLSQMIHKTLKGEVVAREAIKSRDKIKKRERAFRVPTHITFDNEGSEIYTIIEVDTRDRPGLLYDLTRTLANSNVYINSAVIATYGEQVVDTFYVKDMFGLKFHSQSKQKTLERKLREAIELGAERAVT from the coding sequence ATGAAAGACAGTCCAACCCTGCCTGACACGCTGATCTGCCCGGCGGAGCAGATTTTCGACCTGAACGCGATCAGGCTAAAATTCGAAACCCATGCATCTGAGGCGAAGGGAGATGACGCGCAGCTGCGTAAATTGGCGGTTGCGACCTTGTCGGACGCGAAATCCAAGGGCCGTGATGTCATTGCCCAGGCATTAAGCCAATTGCCTTTTGCTGCTCATGCCGCAACCCGTTCCTATTCCTGGCTCACCGATTGCATTGTGCAAAACGCGCTTTGGTTGGCGACGGCGCATCTTCACCCTCTGGCAAATCCAACCCAATCTGAACGCCTTGCTGTGTTCGCCGTAGGGGGTTACGGGCGTGGAGAAATGGCGCCTCAATCGGATGTCGATCTGCTGTTCCTGACGCCCTACAAAATTACAGCCTGGGCCGAAAGCGTAATTGAGAGCACTCTCTACGTGCTTTGGGACCTGAAGCTCAAAGTCGGTCACTCCAGCCGCACCGTACGCGATTGCCTTCGTCTCGGCGCTCAGGATTTCACTATTCGCACGGCCCTTTTGGAGCGGCGCTTTCTCTTTGGGGATCTCGATCTTGGTGAAGATCTAGGCACCAGATTGCGCGAAGATTTGTTCAAAGGCACCGAACGTGAATTTGTCGAGGCCAAGCTGGAAGAGCGTGACACGCGGCATGAAAAGCAAGGTCAGCGCTATATGGTCGAACCCAATGTCAAAGAAGGCAAAGGCGGGCTTCGGGATCTGCAATCTCTCTTCTGGATTGCCAAATACACCTATCAGGTGGACGATGTGGCTCAGCTTGTGGAGCGCGGGTTGTTCACTCAGGATGAATTTGACCTCTTTGCACAGGCAGAGAATTTCCTCTGGGCATCGCGTTGTCATTTACATCTCGCAACAGGCCGCGCCACTGAGCAACTGACATTTGATATGCAGGTCGAAGTGGCCGAGCGCATGGGGTACACTGACAGCGCTGGGCGTCGTGCGGTCGAAGTCTTTATGCAGGACTATTTCCGCCAAGCCACGGTGGTGGGTGACCTGACCCGTATTCTGCTGACCAAGCTGGAAGCTGACCACGTCAAATCCGAACCTTTGCTGCAACGTCTTTTCGCGCGCAGAAGGAAAATGAAGCCGGGCTATATCGAGGTGAACGGTCGACTCGGAATCGTGAATGAAAAGAGTTTTCTTAAGGATCGCCTCAACTTGCTCCGCCTCTTCGAAGAAGGGCTGCGCACGGGGCTTTTGATCCACCCGGACGCCATGCGGTTGGTCACGGCCAATTTGCACCTGATTGACAATGACTTCAGAACTACGCCCGAAGCGCAGAAGCTCTTTCTTGATCTGCTACTCAAGCACGGCAACCCTGAACGCGCCTTGCGTCGCATGAATGAACTTGGCGTCCTGTCGGCGTTCATCCCCGAATTTGAGCCGATCAGAGCCATGATGCAATTCAACATGTATCACAGCTACACAGTCGATGAGCACACCATTCAGACCATCAGCCAACTGGCGCAGATTGAACGGCGAGAGTTGATCGAAGAACTGCCTGTAGCGTCTTCGATCCTTGATGAAGGCGTTAACCGCCGCGTGCTCTATGTCGCGCTTTTGGTTCATGACCTCGGCAAAGGCCGGGATGAAGACCACTCCATCCTGGGCGCGCAAATGGCCCGGCATATCGCCCCGCGACTCGGTCTCAAACCTGCGGAGTGCGAAACGGTCGAGTGGCTGGTGCGGTATCACCTCTTGATGTCAGATATGGCGCAGAAGCGCGACATTGCGGATCCACGCACCGTGCGCGACTTTGCCAAGGCGGTGCAAACGCGTGAACGTCTTGATCTGCTGTGCGTTCTGACGGTGTGCGATATTCGTGGCGTTGGCCCTGACACTTGGAACAATTGGAAGGCATCGCTTATCCGTGCGCTTTACCGTCAAACACGTCGCGCAATGGAAGGTGGGCTCGAAGCGCTCAATAGAGAGCAACGAGGGTCAGATGCCAAACGCAACCTGCGCAAAGCCTTGTCCAATTGGGAAACCAAGGATCTCAAGATTGAAACTGGACGACATTACCCGCCCTATTGGCAGGGGCTACATGTCACCGCACATGTGGTTTTCGCAAAACTGCTACGAGACTTGAAAGACGACGATGTGGCCATCGATCTTCACCTAGATGAAGACCGTGACGCAACACGCGCGTGTTTTGCCCTCGCGGACCACCCCGGAATTTTTTCGCGTCTTGCGGGGGCCTTGGCACTGGTGGGTGCGAATGTTGTCGATGCGCGGACATATACGTCCAATGACGGGTATGCGACGGCGGCGTTTTGGATTCAGGACGCCGATGGAAGCCCCTATGAGGCGGCGCGCCTGCCTCGGCTGAGCCAGATGATCCACAAAACACTCAAAGGCGAAGTTGTCGCCCGTGAGGCCATCAAATCCCGTGACAAGATCAAGAAACGTGAACGCGCATTCAGAGTTCCCACGCACATCACGTTCGACAACGAAGGGTCAGAGATTTACACGATCATCGAAGTCGACACCCGCGACCGCCCGGGCCTGCTCTATGATCTGACGCGAACACTCGCCAACAGTAATGTCTATATCAACTCGGCCGTAATTGCGACCTATGGCGAACAAGTCGTCGATACGTTCTATGTCAAAGATATGTTTGGGCTGAAGTTCCATTCACAGTCGAAACAGAAGACCCTGGAGAGAAAACTGCGCGAAGCCATTGAACTGGGCGCAGAACGTGCAGTGACCTGA
- a CDS encoding VOC family protein: MSHVTHPQTSIGHVHLKVADLDRAIAFYSGVLGFELQQRMSSGAAFLSAGGYHHHIGLNTWESAGGTPPPKGHTGLYHTAFLYPDRASLATALKQVITAGIAIEGSADHGVSEAVYISDPDGNGVELYRDKPEPEWPRDTDGRLAMVNTRLDIEALLAKAV, translated from the coding sequence ATGTCCCATGTCACGCACCCTCAAACCAGCATCGGTCATGTGCACCTCAAGGTCGCCGACCTCGACCGTGCCATCGCATTTTATTCGGGCGTTCTGGGGTTCGAACTACAGCAACGCATGAGCTCCGGCGCGGCCTTCCTGTCTGCGGGCGGCTATCACCACCATATCGGTCTTAACACTTGGGAGTCTGCAGGTGGTACACCCCCGCCTAAAGGCCACACCGGGCTATATCATACAGCCTTTCTTTACCCGGACCGTGCGTCTCTGGCGACAGCTCTGAAACAGGTAATCACCGCGGGCATTGCCATCGAAGGGTCTGCGGATCACGGTGTAAGTGAGGCAGTCTACATCTCCGACCCTGATGGAAACGGCGTCGAGCTTTATCGTGATAAACCCGAGCCCGAATGGCCCCGCGACACCGATGGCAGGCTTGCTATGGTCAATACGCGGCTGGATATCGAAGCCCTTTTGGCAAAGGCAGTTTGA
- the murJ gene encoding murein biosynthesis integral membrane protein MurJ, producing MKPIRLLSGILTVGGWTLLSRLLGFVRDVIIANLLGPGVLMDAYVAAFRLPNMFRRFFAEGAFNAAFVPMFAKRMEGGEDALGFASLALSGLSLVLLVLTGLAMVFMPALVYVTAEGFYGDARFDITIDFARITFPYILFVSLAALLSGVLNASGRFAAAAAAPVLLNIMLISAMSVAWLIGGKVANALIWTIPFAGVAQLALVWHAADRAGLRVRPQRPRWTPEMAQLVRVALPAALAGGVVQINLLVGQLVASNTEKAVSWLYAADRLYQLPLGVVGIAVGIVLLPDLARRLRADDQDGARGAFSRAGELSLALTIPAAVALMIVPLQLVSVLFERGAFGTDDTAATATAVAIYGLGLPAFVLQKIQQPLFFAREDTRRPFHYAVVAMVVNAALAIGLAFYIGWVAAAIATTVAAWVMVVLLHFGARRYGEVARFDTRFRQRIWRIILASAVMGCVLWAVGVSLTPFFGLGGWRWLALLVLITLGVLSYFAAGRLFGAFRMSELRETLRRR from the coding sequence ATGAAACCCATCCGCCTTCTCTCTGGCATATTGACCGTGGGCGGTTGGACCTTGCTCAGTCGATTGTTGGGGTTCGTGCGCGACGTCATCATCGCGAACCTGTTGGGTCCCGGCGTATTGATGGATGCCTATGTCGCAGCGTTCCGTCTTCCGAACATGTTCCGTCGCTTCTTTGCCGAAGGGGCGTTCAACGCGGCTTTTGTACCCATGTTTGCCAAGCGCATGGAAGGCGGTGAAGACGCCTTGGGATTTGCGAGCCTTGCGTTATCCGGTCTCAGCCTTGTTCTCTTGGTTCTCACGGGGCTTGCGATGGTCTTTATGCCAGCGCTGGTCTATGTGACAGCCGAAGGGTTCTACGGTGACGCGCGGTTTGACATCACGATTGATTTTGCACGTATTACCTTTCCCTACATTCTATTCGTTTCGCTGGCGGCCCTGCTGTCTGGTGTTCTGAATGCATCGGGGCGGTTTGCAGCCGCCGCAGCGGCGCCCGTACTTCTCAACATTATGCTCATCTCGGCCATGTCGGTCGCATGGCTTATCGGCGGCAAAGTCGCCAACGCACTGATCTGGACCATTCCTTTTGCTGGTGTGGCGCAGCTTGCATTGGTCTGGCATGCGGCTGACCGAGCCGGGTTGCGGGTCAGACCACAGCGGCCCAGATGGACGCCGGAAATGGCACAACTCGTGCGCGTGGCTCTTCCCGCAGCATTGGCAGGCGGTGTTGTCCAGATCAACTTGCTCGTGGGTCAGCTCGTGGCGTCCAACACCGAAAAAGCGGTCAGCTGGCTCTATGCCGCAGACCGGCTTTATCAACTCCCTTTGGGTGTGGTCGGCATTGCTGTTGGTATTGTCCTATTGCCGGACCTTGCACGTCGCTTGCGAGCCGATGATCAGGATGGCGCGCGAGGGGCATTTTCGCGCGCGGGCGAGTTGTCATTGGCGCTGACGATCCCCGCAGCCGTGGCATTGATGATTGTTCCCTTGCAGCTCGTCTCAGTCTTGTTTGAACGTGGCGCATTTGGCACTGACGACACGGCGGCCACGGCAACCGCTGTTGCGATTTACGGGCTTGGGCTCCCTGCATTCGTGCTGCAAAAAATTCAACAACCGCTATTCTTTGCCAGGGAAGACACGAGGCGCCCGTTCCACTATGCGGTAGTCGCGATGGTTGTGAACGCGGCGCTGGCCATTGGACTGGCTTTTTACATCGGTTGGGTTGCGGCCGCCATTGCCACGACAGTCGCCGCTTGGGTTATGGTCGTGTTGCTGCACTTCGGGGCGCGGCGCTATGGCGAAGTTGCACGCTTTGACACACGATTTCGCCAAAGGATCTGGCGCATCATTCTGGCATCCGCCGTTATGGGGTGCGTCCTGTGGGCGGTCGGCGTCTCACTGACACCCTTTTTCGGACTGGGCGGCTGGCGGTGGTTGGCGCTTTTGGTTCTGATCACCTTGGGTGTCTTGAGTTACTTTGCAGCGGGCCGTCTGTTTGGAGCCTTCCGGATGTCAGAGTTGCGTGAAACTCTACGCCGCAGGTGA